From a region of the Suncus etruscus isolate mSunEtr1 chromosome 11, mSunEtr1.pri.cur, whole genome shotgun sequence genome:
- the GPR84 gene encoding G-protein coupled receptor 84, with amino-acid sequence MPNISDVNFSCYHESVLGYRYVAVTWGIVVTVTGTIGNVLTLMALAIQPKLRSRFNLLIANLTLADLLYCTLLQPFSVDTYLHLHWRTGITFCRIFGFLLFTANSVSVLTLCLIAVGRYLLIAHPKLFPRVFSAKGIVLALVGTWVVGIASFAPLWSVYVVVPVVCTCSFDRIRSRPYSTILLGIYFVLGLSSVGVFYCLIHHQVKRAARALDQYKLRQASTHSHHVAGTDEAMPGHFQELDSGVVSGGPSEGTSSEPPSTVTTQTREGNSAEVEKQCHSKGAKQITAEKFPPEATPKAKSKKGAQRAPDSPSDFRKVTRMCFAVFLCFALSYIPFLLINILDAMVRAPRVAHMLAANFTWLNSCINPVLYAAMNRQFRQAYVSVLKRGPQSFPSTSVELGYQTPESSMVSFSTKVF; translated from the exons ATGCCGAACATCTCTGATGTCAACTTCTCCTGCTACCATGAGTCTGTGCTGGGCTATCGCTACGTGGCAGTTACCTGGGGGATAGTGGTGACAGTAACGGGCACTATTGGCAATGTGCTCACCCTGATGGCCTTGGCCATCCAGCCCAAGCTCCGGTCCCGCTTCAACCTACTCATAGCCAACCTCACGTTGGCTGACCTGCTCTACTGCACCCTTCTGCAGCCCTTCTCGGTGGACACCTACCTGCACCTGCACTGGCGCACCGGGATCACCTTCTGCAGGATCTTCGGCTTCCTCCTCTTTACGGCCAATTCTGTCTCGGTCCTCACCCTCTGCCTCATTGCCGTGGGACGCTACCTTCTCATCGCACACCCAAAACTCTTCCCCCGAGTCTTCAGCGCCAAGGGAATAGTGCTGGCCTTAGTGGGCACATGGGTGGTGGGCATAGCCAGCTTTGCCCCCCTCTGGTCTGTCTATGTCGTGGTGCCTGTAGTTTGCACCTGCAGCTTTGACCGCATCCGAAGCCGGCCCTACAGCACCATCCTCCTGGGCATCTACTTTGTGCTTGGCCTCAGCAGCGTGGGCGTCTTCTACTGCCTCATCCATCATCAAGTGAAACGAGCGGCCCGAGCTCTGGACCAATACAAGCTGCGCCAGGCCAGCACTCACTCCCACCATGTGGCTGGAACAGATGAGGCCATGCCTGGTCATTTCCAGGAACTGGACAGTGGGGTGGTATCAGGAGGTCCCAGCGAAGGGACTTCATCCGAGCCACCCAGTACTGTCACCACCCAGACACGGGAAGGGAACTCAGCAGAAGTGGAAAAACAGTGTCACAGCAAGGGAGCTAAGCAGATCACCGCAGAGAAATTCCCTCCAGAAGCAACCCCCAAAGCCAAGTCAAAGAAAGGAGCCCAAAGAGCACCGGACTCGCCTTCAGATTTCAGGAAGGTGACCCGGATGTGTTTTGCTGTGTTCCTCTGCTTTGCTCTGAGCTACATACCTTTCTTGCTGATCAACATCCTGGATGCCATGGTACGGGCTCCCAGGGTTGCCCACATGCTTGCTGCCAACTTTACCTGGCTTAATAGTTGCATCAATCCAGTGCTTTATGCAGCAATGAACCGTCAGTTCCGTCAAGCCTATGTCTCTGTCCTTAAAAGAGGGCCCCAGAGTTTTCCGTCGACTTCGGTAGAATTGGGGTACCAGACACCAGAGTCCAGCATGGTTTCCTTCAGCACAAAAGTG TTCTAG
- the ZNF385A gene encoding zinc finger protein 385A isoform X4, producing the protein MDPVQKAVLSHTFGGPLLKTKRPIISCNVCQIRFNSQSQAEAHYKGNRHARRVKGIEAAKTRGREPGVREPGDTASPSNISTNGDGVTPRPVSAENGPGPAPGSPEKQPGSPSPPSIPETGQGTTKSEGGTPATSVPLPGGSKEEEEKAKRLLYCALCKVAVNSLSQLEAHNKGTKHKTILEARSGLGPIKAYPRLGPPTPGEPEAPTQDRTFHCEICNVKVNSEVQLKQHISSRRHRDGVAGKPNPLLSRHKKPRGAAELAGTLTFSKELPKSLAGGLLPSPLAVAAVMAAAAGSPLSLRPAPAAPLLQGPPITHPLLHPAPGPIRTAHGPILFSPY; encoded by the exons ATGGACCCTGTACAGAAGGCTGTGCTCTCCCACACTTTTGGGGGACCCTTGCTCAAGACCAAGAGGCCCATTATCTCCTGCAATGTCTGTCAGATTCGCTTCAATTCTCAG AGCCAGGCTGAGGCGCACTACAAGGGCAATCGCCATGCCCGAAGAGTCAAAGGCATCGAGGCTGCCAAGACCCGAGGCAGGGAGCCTGGCGTCCGGGAACCTGGAGACACAGCTTCTCCGAGCAACATCTCCACAAACGGGGATGGTGTCACCCCCCGTCCAG TTTCCGCAGAAAATGGACCGGGCCCAGCCCCAGGATCCCCAGAGAAACAGCCTGGCTCCCCATCCCCTCCCAGCATTCCGGAGACTGGTCAgggtaccaccaagagtgaaggGGGCACTCCGGCCACCTCAGTTCCCTTGCCTGGGGGTagcaaagaagaggaggagaaggccAAGCGGCTACTCTACTGTGCTCTCTGCAAGGTGGCCGTGAATTCCTTGTCCCAGCTGGAGGCACATAACAAAG GTACTAAGCACAAGACCATCCTGGAGGCCCGGAGTGGGCTGGGCCCTATCAAAGCTTACCCTCGGCTGGGGCCCCCCACTCCCGGGGAACCCGAGGCCCCTACCCAGGACCGAACCTTCCACTGTGAGATCTGCAATGTCAAGGTCAACTCGGAGGTGCAACTGAAACAG CACATTTCCAGCCGGCGACACCGAGATGGCGTGGCCGGGAAGCCCAACCCGCTCCTCAGCCGTCACAAGAAGCCTCGGGGTGCGGCAGAGCTAGCG gGGACGCTGACTTTCTCCAAGGAGCTGCCCAAGTCCCTGGCAGGCGGCCTGCTCCCCAGCCCCCTGGCAGTGGCAGCGGTGATGGCAGCGGCTGCGGGCTCCCCGCTGTCCTTGCGCCCGGCCCCCGCTGCCCCTCTGCTCCAAGGACCACCCATCACCCATCCACTGCTCCACCCGGCCCCGGGGCCCATCCGAACGGCGCACGGACCCATTCTCTTCTCCCCCTACTGA
- the ZNF385A gene encoding zinc finger protein 385A isoform X2, whose protein sequence is MQPPLDLKQILPFPLEPAPALGLFSNYSTMDPVQKAVLSHTFGGPLLKTKRPIISCNVCQIRFNSQSQAEAHYKGNRHARRVKGIEAAKTRGREPGVREPGDTASPSNISTNGDGVTPRPVSAENGPGPAPGSPEKQPGSPSPPSIPETGQGTTKSEGGTPATSVPLPGGSKEEEEKAKRLLYCALCKVAVNSLSQLEAHNKGTKHKTILEARSGLGPIKAYPRLGPPTPGEPEAPTQDRTFHCEICNVKVNSEVQLKQHISSRRHRDGVAGKPNPLLSRHKKPRGAAELAGTLTFSKELPKSLAGGLLPSPLAVAAVMAAAAGSPLSLRPAPAAPLLQGPPITHPLLHPAPGPIRTAHGPILFSPY, encoded by the exons ATGGACCCTGTACAGAAGGCTGTGCTCTCCCACACTTTTGGGGGACCCTTGCTCAAGACCAAGAGGCCCATTATCTCCTGCAATGTCTGTCAGATTCGCTTCAATTCTCAG AGCCAGGCTGAGGCGCACTACAAGGGCAATCGCCATGCCCGAAGAGTCAAAGGCATCGAGGCTGCCAAGACCCGAGGCAGGGAGCCTGGCGTCCGGGAACCTGGAGACACAGCTTCTCCGAGCAACATCTCCACAAACGGGGATGGTGTCACCCCCCGTCCAG TTTCCGCAGAAAATGGACCGGGCCCAGCCCCAGGATCCCCAGAGAAACAGCCTGGCTCCCCATCCCCTCCCAGCATTCCGGAGACTGGTCAgggtaccaccaagagtgaaggGGGCACTCCGGCCACCTCAGTTCCCTTGCCTGGGGGTagcaaagaagaggaggagaaggccAAGCGGCTACTCTACTGTGCTCTCTGCAAGGTGGCCGTGAATTCCTTGTCCCAGCTGGAGGCACATAACAAAG GTACTAAGCACAAGACCATCCTGGAGGCCCGGAGTGGGCTGGGCCCTATCAAAGCTTACCCTCGGCTGGGGCCCCCCACTCCCGGGGAACCCGAGGCCCCTACCCAGGACCGAACCTTCCACTGTGAGATCTGCAATGTCAAGGTCAACTCGGAGGTGCAACTGAAACAG CACATTTCCAGCCGGCGACACCGAGATGGCGTGGCCGGGAAGCCCAACCCGCTCCTCAGCCGTCACAAGAAGCCTCGGGGTGCGGCAGAGCTAGCG gGGACGCTGACTTTCTCCAAGGAGCTGCCCAAGTCCCTGGCAGGCGGCCTGCTCCCCAGCCCCCTGGCAGTGGCAGCGGTGATGGCAGCGGCTGCGGGCTCCCCGCTGTCCTTGCGCCCGGCCCCCGCTGCCCCTCTGCTCCAAGGACCACCCATCACCCATCCACTGCTCCACCCGGCCCCGGGGCCCATCCGAACGGCGCACGGACCCATTCTCTTCTCCCCCTACTGA